In a genomic window of Synergistaceae bacterium:
- a CDS encoding prepilin-type N-terminal cleavage/methylation domain-containing protein: MEKIIRKYRKAKGFTLVELLIVVIIIGILAGMMMLSSGAATDKAEATKIVSDMRNVKSGALMCYADTGAWPTAIESIDKYLDVKVSGTNTSFALKSDSGPIFVAYDGTKGAKKIATANNGVAEKLKSMAADAGLYANGTSDDLTKAPNYDGEP, from the coding sequence ATGGAAAAAATAATCAGGAAATATCGTAAGGCAAAGGGTTTCACTCTCGTTGAGCTTCTGATAGTAGTCATCATCATCGGTATCCTGGCCGGGATGATGATGCTCTCTTCCGGCGCGGCAACGGACAAGGCAGAGGCGACAAAGATCGTATCCGATATGCGCAATGTCAAATCAGGCGCTCTTATGTGCTATGCCGATACCGGCGCTTGGCCGACGGCGATTGAGAGTATTGACAAATATCTTGACGTAAAAGTATCCGGTACTAATACATCGTTCGCTCTCAAGAGTGATAGTGGTCCTATCTTTGTGGCGTATGACGGCACTAAGGGTGCTAAAAAAATCGCGACGGCAAACAATGGAGTGGCAGAAAAGCTGAAATCGATGGCGGCAGATGCCGGCCTTTATGCAAATGGAACATCGGACGACCTCACAAAAGCACCTAATTACGATGGCGAGCCAA